The genomic region TCGTTCCCAGTGTATTCAAAGCAATATTTTCCTCTACTTCTTCCACCTCCGAAATACGCAGAATTCGCTGGTTGTAAAACTGAATTGGATTCCGCATATAGGTCGTCAGTCCGGAAGGCGAAAATCCTTTTCCGGTTGCGATTTCTTTTAAACGCAGTATCACCCGATCCGATTTTGGTACCGCTACCGGTTCGTAGGCTTTGTCCGGTAAAAAGGCATTATAAATTTGATGCGACAAGTTATGAGCCGGTTGCTTTTCGATTTCCAATTGGGTTATAAATCGGCTTCGTTCACCTGCATCCAAACCTTCACTTTCCGTATTGTACAACAGATAGATGTTTTTGGCGCGCAACAGCAAATGATAAAAGTGATAACTATAAATCGCGTCTTTTTCTTTGTACGTAGGCAATCCCAATTCGCGTTTTACATCGTACGGAATAAACGAATTCATGGTTTTTCCGGCCGGAAATTTCCCTTCATTCATGGACGTTACGATTACAGTTTCGAAATCAAGAACACGACTTTCCAATACCCCCATGATCTGAAGTCCGGTTAGCGGTTCTCCTTCGAAGGAAACTTCCGCCAGATCGATCACTTGTTTGTACACCGTATAAAGCGTACTCACCGTATCCAGTTTCGGATGCGCTTCGTGGTAGTTGATCAACTTGTTAATGACTTTAAAAATCGAATACAAAAAGGTCTTTGACAACTTGTCTTCTTCCTTATCGTTATTTAAAAACGATTTGATTGTCAATATGATTTGTGACAATCGATCCAATACTTGTCCGACATCATTATTATCCCATTTTTCAAACAACAACTGGAACAATGCGGAGGGTTTTTCCTGGATTTCAAAAAGCTTTTTATACGTTAAAAACGTGATATTATTTCTATTGATCACCTGAACCAGTGATCCGGCTTTCACATAGGGCTCCACCAATGGATGCGTGAGTATATCCAACACTTCCTTATAATAGAAAACGTAACTTTTTTCGTTTCGCTGAACAGCATTGGTATGAAGTTTAAACAGCTTATTGATCAGGATCTGAGCCGGGTTATTTTTACTATTATACCCCATGGTGATATTGAGGCTTTCCACTGATGACGGTAAAGCATAAAGCACCGGAATCAACAAATTTTCTTCCCCTAAAACCAAAGCAACCTTGTCCAGACTTTCGGTTTCAAGCTGAATTTCTTCTATTAATTTTCCGGCTATTTTAGCCTGTCCTACGGTTTTAGGTGTTCCGATGATCCGGATATTTTTTTCCTGACTAAAATCGCTTACAATCCATTCAAAAGGCTGGGTAGTATATTGTTTCCATTCTTTTTTAAATCGGCGTACAAACAAACCGGCATCGTGAAATGAATCATTTAAAAAAGCAGCATCGATGTCCCAATAGACTTTCGCCTGATCATTAAACAATAAATGCTGTATGATTTTTTCTTCGGCCTGATTTAAGGCATTAAAGCCGGCAAAAATGAGTTTTTTAGATCCGAGCGCTTCCGAAAAATGATTCAGGTTTTCTACCGCTTCCCGATAAATTAATCCCTGATATCCAATTCCTTTCCGCAATAAATGATCATACAACGATTCGTAGTATAACGGTAAAAGCTTCCAGAATTCCAGGTAATTTTCAATCATCGTGGTTCTTTTCTCCAGATCCAACGACCAGTGTTTGATATCTTCAATATCTTTTAGATATGAAAATATATGACTCGGTTTTAGCAGGTAGCGATCGATTTCATTAAAATCCTGTATCAGTGTTTTGGCCCAGTTGGCAAACAGTTCAAACGATTGTTGTTTTTCCGGTGGTGTTACTTCGAGGTAGACGTCGTAGAATTCAAATAACAATTCGATGTTATCACAGGTTCGTATTCCCGCAACATCCTGAATAAAATCTTCGATACTGACGATTTCCGGTGCAAATAAGGTACCCGGCAATTGCTTTTTCAAGGCTTCTATCAGGAAAATACGGGCTCGTTTGTTGGGAAGGATGATCACTATATTAGAGATAGTATCCTGATACTGATCGATAATCGCACTACTGAGTTTGTCTAAAAAGGAAAACGTTGCCATAGTATAAAAATAAAAAAACGCCCCGATAAACGGGGCGTTTTCCATATTTATTTGTGTGGGAAATTATTTGATTAATTTAACCTCAACACGTCTGTTGTTTGCTTTACCTTTCGCTGTTTTGTTTGTATCGATTGGTTTAGACTCACCATATCCGATTGAAGACAATCTATCGGAGTCAATTCCGTTTTCGATTAAATAATCTTTAACAGCTTTAGCTCTGTCTTCAGATAATTTTTGGTTGAATGCATCTTTACCATCGCTATCTGTGTGTCCTTCGATGCTGAATCTAGAGTTTGGATACTCTTTTAAGATTGCAGTGATTGACTGTAACACAGGGAAAGTTTGTTTTTGGAAAGAAGCTTTACCAGAGTTGAACAAGATCGTTTTAGCGTAAGCATTTAATTTTTTGATAGTCTCGTCAGAAACTTCAGGACATCCGTTGTTAGCAACAGTTCCTTTTACATCTGGACATTTATCATCTTTATCAGCTACACCGTCACCATCTCTATCTGGCCAAGGACAACCACCGTTTTCTTTAGGACCTTTTACAGTAGGACATTTGTCTACGTTATCTGGCACACCATCACCGTCTGTATCAGGACATCCGTTGAATTGTTTTGGACCAGCTACTTCAGGACAAGCATCGTCTTTATCAGGAATTCCGTCTCCGTCTGTATCAGGACAACCCTGGAATTCTTTAGGACCAGCTACATCTGGACAAGCGTCATCTTTATCTGGAATTCCGTCTCCGTCTGTATCAGGACAACCCTGGAATTCTTTTAAACCAGGTACATCCGGACAAGCGTCATCTTTATCATAGATTCCGTCTCCGTCTGTATCTTTACCTCCAAATTTGAAAGTAATACCCGCGAAGTGTTGCATGTGAGAAGGAACGTCTACTGACGGATCTCTTGTCTCATCAAATGAATGTTTGTAAGTTGAACGGAACGATAAACCTACGTTTTCAGAGAACCAGAAAGTTAATCCTAAACCTCCGTTAACGGTTCCTGTACTAGCATCACCAAAGAAAGTATAACCTCCACCGATGTGTGCAGACGGATCAATAACTTTAGATCCGATAAGGTTCATGAAGCTATAGTTAATAACCCCATCAATTCCGTAGTAAGATAAATCTCCAGGATTCACCACATTGTAATCACCAGGAACTGTAACTCTTGGCTCAACAAATTTAGTGATTTTGTTTACCGATCCCGTTACGCCAAAAGAGAAGTTATCTCCAATGTGTCTGGAAACGTTAACAAAAGATACTGATGGAATAATGTTCCAGTTGGCTTTTGCGTTAAAATACTGTGAAAACTGGTCTTCTAATTTCTTGCTAGCACTGAATCTAGTGTCTACAGCATTCGCACCAATAGTAATAGCCCAAGGGTTATTGCTATCCTGAGCCTGCGAACTTAGACCCGCAAACATCAATGCTGCTACGAATAATTTGTTTAGATGTCTCATACTTTTTTTATTTAATTACAATACGTTATAATTACAGCAAAAGTAAGATGTAAAATATTAACTACAAAGCAATTTGTTAAAAAATTCGCTTTTTCTTACTAAAAACTTCTTATTGAATTACTCCCAATGCCTTTCCGACCTCTGTAAATGCACTTATCGCCTTGTCTAAGTGCGCTTTAGAATGACCTGCAGACAATTGTACTCTAATTCTTGCTTTATCTTTTGGAACCACCGGGAAAAAGAAGCCGATTACATAGATTCCTTTTTTAAGTAATTCATCTGCCATTACTTGCGAAAGTTTTGCATCATAAAGCATTACCGGCACAATTGCTGAGTCGCCATCGATGATATCAAATCCGGCCGCTTTCATTCCTGCTTTAAAATAGTTCGTATTCCACTCCAGTTTGTCGCGCAATGTAGTATCTTTTTCCAACAATTCAAAAACTTTAATCGACGCGCCCACGATAGACGGTGCCAATGAATTTGAAAACAAATACGGTCTTGAACGTTGTCTTAAAATTTCGATTATTTCTTTTTTGGCCGTTGTATAACCACCCATAGCGCCACCTAAGGCTTTCCCTAATGTTCCGGTTATAATATCCACACGCCCCATTACATTTTTAGCTTCCAACGTACCTTTTCCGGTCGCTCCGATAAATCCGGCCGCATGACATTCGTCTACCATCACCATCGCATCGTATTTGTCGGCTAAATCGCAGATTTTATCCAATGGCGCTACCAAACCGTCCATCGAAAAAACACCGTCGGTTACAATCAGTTTAAAGCGTCTTCCTTCTGCATTTGCTTTGATTAACTGCTGTTCCAAATCGGCCATATTGTTGTTTTCATAACGGTAACGGGCCGCCTTACACAAACGCACACCATCGATAATCGAAGCGTGGTTTAAACTATCCGAAATGATCGCGTCTTCTTCTCCCAATAGCGGCTCAAAAACACCTCCATTGGCATCAAAAGCAGCCGCATACAGTATCGTATCTTCCGTACCATAGAAATCGGCAATTTTTCGCTCTAATGTTTTGTGAATATCCTGCGTACCACAGATAAAACGAACGGACGACATTCCGAATCCGTGTGTATCCAAAGCATCTTTTGCCGCCTGAACCACTTCCGGATGCGATGACAATCCGAGGTAGTTGTTCGCACAAAAATTTAACACGGTTTCTCCGGTCGAAATGGTGATTTCCGCACCTTGTGGCGACGTGATAATGCGTTCTTTTTTAAACAATCCGTTATCCTGAATGGCATTTAATTCGTTTTGTAAATGCTCTTTGATTTTTCCGTACATGATATGCTGTTTATTCGGTTATTATTATTCCGGTTACAAATGTATTACATTTAACGTTTCGCCTATATACACCAGTGTTTTTTTCGCAACCTC from Flavobacterium sp. WV_118_3 harbors:
- the kbl gene encoding glycine C-acetyltransferase; the protein is MYGKIKEHLQNELNAIQDNGLFKKERIITSPQGAEITISTGETVLNFCANNYLGLSSHPEVVQAAKDALDTHGFGMSSVRFICGTQDIHKTLERKIADFYGTEDTILYAAAFDANGGVFEPLLGEEDAIISDSLNHASIIDGVRLCKAARYRYENNNMADLEQQLIKANAEGRRFKLIVTDGVFSMDGLVAPLDKICDLADKYDAMVMVDECHAAGFIGATGKGTLEAKNVMGRVDIITGTLGKALGGAMGGYTTAKKEIIEILRQRSRPYLFSNSLAPSIVGASIKVFELLEKDTTLRDKLEWNTNYFKAGMKAAGFDIIDGDSAIVPVMLYDAKLSQVMADELLKKGIYVIGFFFPVVPKDKARIRVQLSAGHSKAHLDKAISAFTEVGKALGVIQ
- a CDS encoding OmpA family protein; this encodes MRHLNKLFVAALMFAGLSSQAQDSNNPWAITIGANAVDTRFSASKKLEDQFSQYFNAKANWNIIPSVSFVNVSRHIGDNFSFGVTGSVNKITKFVEPRVTVPGDYNVVNPGDLSYYGIDGVINYSFMNLIGSKVIDPSAHIGGGYTFFGDASTGTVNGGLGLTFWFSENVGLSFRSTYKHSFDETRDPSVDVPSHMQHFAGITFKFGGKDTDGDGIYDKDDACPDVPGLKEFQGCPDTDGDGIPDKDDACPDVAGPKEFQGCPDTDGDGIPDKDDACPEVAGPKQFNGCPDTDGDGVPDNVDKCPTVKGPKENGGCPWPDRDGDGVADKDDKCPDVKGTVANNGCPEVSDETIKKLNAYAKTILFNSGKASFQKQTFPVLQSITAILKEYPNSRFSIEGHTDSDGKDAFNQKLSEDRAKAVKDYLIENGIDSDRLSSIGYGESKPIDTNKTAKGKANNRRVEVKLIK
- a CDS encoding PD-(D/E)XK nuclease family protein; this translates as MATFSFLDKLSSAIIDQYQDTISNIVIILPNKRARIFLIEALKKQLPGTLFAPEIVSIEDFIQDVAGIRTCDNIELLFEFYDVYLEVTPPEKQQSFELFANWAKTLIQDFNEIDRYLLKPSHIFSYLKDIEDIKHWSLDLEKRTTMIENYLEFWKLLPLYYESLYDHLLRKGIGYQGLIYREAVENLNHFSEALGSKKLIFAGFNALNQAEEKIIQHLLFNDQAKVYWDIDAAFLNDSFHDAGLFVRRFKKEWKQYTTQPFEWIVSDFSQEKNIRIIGTPKTVGQAKIAGKLIEEIQLETESLDKVALVLGEENLLIPVLYALPSSVESLNITMGYNSKNNPAQILINKLFKLHTNAVQRNEKSYVFYYKEVLDILTHPLVEPYVKAGSLVQVINRNNITFLTYKKLFEIQEKPSALFQLLFEKWDNNDVGQVLDRLSQIILTIKSFLNNDKEEDKLSKTFLYSIFKVINKLINYHEAHPKLDTVSTLYTVYKQVIDLAEVSFEGEPLTGLQIMGVLESRVLDFETVIVTSMNEGKFPAGKTMNSFIPYDVKRELGLPTYKEKDAIYSYHFYHLLLRAKNIYLLYNTESEGLDAGERSRFITQLEIEKQPAHNLSHQIYNAFLPDKAYEPVAVPKSDRVILRLKEIATGKGFSPSGLTTYMRNPIQFYNQRILRISEVEEVEENIALNTLGTIIHATLEELYKPYVGKFLSFTDMDWLFAMADSEVEKQFRLVYKEGEISKGKNLLAFEVAKRNVYNFLKEEKRQLEAGDAVKIIALETPLERTLEDSRLPFSVKIAGNVDRIEQRNGKIRIVDYKTGKVLKNNVQLKEWTGLTEDIKNDKIIQLLCYAFMYEEKTAGLEMEVGIVSFKNMRGGFMPFGRKVEKDYETIVTPDILADFRTQLVILINEILNPEIPFEEQIK